A window from Culex pipiens pallens isolate TS chromosome 3, TS_CPP_V2, whole genome shotgun sequence encodes these proteins:
- the LOC120421774 gene encoding sulfide:quinone oxidoreductase, mitochondrial, with amino-acid sequence MNSLRVCNVIRSSLSKSDILVRGFATSNVVNENHKCKVLVVGGGAGGCSVAAKLSNKLGEGKVIILEPADKHYYQPMFTLIGGGIKTLNDSYRPMAKVLPALAKWLKDSAVKFEPENNAVYTANGDKIEYDFLLVAVGLQLNYDKIPGLVEALSIPKGKVCSNYSPKYVDRTFEALKAFKSGNAIFTYPNSPVKCPGAPQKILYIAEHYLRNSKKRQNANVTYNSSLPVIFGVKHYADQLWKIVEKRNINVNLRTNLIEVLPEKNQAVFQNLDKPEEKFTTDYEFLHVTPPMSAPDALSACKDLVTDTGFVNVDKDTLQHLNYSNVFAIGDCSASPNSKTAASVAAQSKVVYKNMIAVMNGVRPGQVFDGYASCPLVTGYNTCILAEFDYSLTPLETFPIDQSKERISMFYMKKDIMPPLYWHLLLNGLWNGPGFARKLMHFKL; translated from the exons atgaattCCCTGCGAGTTTGCAACGTTATCAGAAGCAGCCTGTCAAAATCGGACATTTTGGTCCGAGGATTCGCCACGTCCAATGTGGTCAACGAGAATCACAA ATGCAAGGTGCTGGTGGTGGGCGGAGGCGCCGGCGGATGTTCCGTAGCGGCCAAGCTTAGCAACAAGCTGGGAGAGGGAAAGGTCATCATTTTGGAACCTGCCGAT AAACACTATTATCAGCCAATGTTTACCCTTATCGGAGGAGGCATAAAGACGCTCAACGATAGCTATCGACCGATGGCAAAAGTGCTTCCAGCCCTTGCCAAATGGCTCAAGGATTCGGCGGTGAAATTCGAGCCCGAAAACAACGCCGTTTACACTGCGAATGGGGACAAGATTGAGTACGACTTTTTGTTGGTTGCCGTCGGTCTCCAGCTTAACTATGACAAAATTCCTGGCCTCGTAGAGGCTCTATCGATTCCCAAGGGTAAAGTGTGCTCCAACTACTCCCCGAAGTATGTCGACCGAACCTTCGAAGCACTAAAGGCGTTCAAATCCGGAAACGCCATCTTCACTTACCCCAACAGCCCCGTGAAATGTCCGGGAGCGCCTCAGAAGATTCTCTACATTGCTGAGCATTACTTGAGAAAT TCTAAAAAACGACAAAACGCTAACGTCACCTACAACTCGTCACTTCCCGTGATATTCGGTGTCAAGCATTACGCCGATCAGCTGTGGAAAATTGTGGAAAAGCGTAACATCAATGTAAATCTGCGTACAAACCTGATCGAAGTTTTACCCGAGAAGAACCAGGCAGTATTTCAAAACTTGGACAAACCGGAAGAGAAGTTCACAACTGAT TACGAGTTTCTGCACGTGACACCTCCCATGAGTGCGCCGGACGCTTTGTCCGCTTGCAAAGATCTGGTCACCGATACGGGATTCGTCAATGTGGACAAGGATACTCTGCAGCACCTCAACTACAGCAACGTGTTTGCTATCGGTGATTGCTCCGCATCTCCAAACTCTAAAACTGCTGCTTCTGTTG CCGCACAATCCAAGGTTGTGTACAAAAACATGATTGCGGTGATGAATGGCGTACGGCCAGGGCAGGTCTTTGACGGCTATGCGTCCTGTCCGCTGGTGACCGGTTACAACACGTGCATCCTTGCCGAGTTCGACTACAGTTTAACCCCGCTTGAGACATTCCCGATCGATCAGAGCAAGGAGCGCATTTCGATGTTCTACATGAAGAAGGACATTATGCCTCCACTATACTGGCACCTGCTGTTGAATGGATTGTGGAACGGACCAGGATTCGCCCGGAAACTGATGCATTTTAAGCTGTAA